In the Oncorhynchus nerka isolate Pitt River linkage group LG6, Oner_Uvic_2.0, whole genome shotgun sequence genome, agcgtttcaatcggtgacgtcacttgctctgagaccttgaagtagtggttcccccttgctctgcaagggccgcggcttttgtggagcgatgggtaacgacgcTTCGtcggtgactgttgttgatgtgtgcagagggtccctggttcgcgcccgggtatgggcgaggggacggtctaaagttatactgttacataggtattcctcttgtccagattggtttgtgcagtgtggttgtgattgcgttgtctgtggacctattggggcggtaagcaaattggagtcggtctagagtgtcaggtagggtgaaggtgatatggtccttgactagtctctcaaagcacttcatgatgacgggagTGAGtgggtagtcgtttagctcagttaccttagctttcttgggaacaggaacaatggtggccctcatgaagcatgtgggaacagcagactgggataaggtttgattaaatatgtccgtaatatgacgctgggccaattgtgccccgctCTATGGGACTTCCGAtgacggctggttgtgatacagcccgggatctaaccagggtctgaagtgaagcctctagcactgcttAGACCGCTGTGTCACTTGGGAGCCCAATTCTAACTCAATTCTACATCAGCTGTCCTCTTGAGTAAAGCCCTGGACACACTGGTAGTGTTTGCTTGCCATGAGTCCTTGGCACCTCTGAAAAGAGAGCTGGCTGTAATTTACAAACCGATTCTACATGTAGAAAAATACTAAAATAATGTCAGTCAGACGTCTACCGACAGGTGGTCCGTAAAACACAATGAGCGGAATGAACGCGAAACAAACCATTTGGTGCAATGTTTTCTCCATAAAATACCAGTCTTTTCAAGGCAGTTTGATTTAAGACATTTGCTGAATTCCATATTTACCTCTAGTTCAGATATTGTTCCCTTGGCTTGTGTGCTACTATTTGTATTTATAATTGCTCTGTCTTTTCCAGTACCGTGAGGAGCGCTTCAGGCAGACCAGTGAGAGCACAAACCAGAGGGTTCTGTGGTGGTCCATCGTTCAGACATTGATCCTGGTGGCCATTGGCTTCTGGCAGATGAGACATCTCAAGAGTTTCTTCGAAGCCAAGAAATTAGTGTAGACCTGCACTCTCATTTTGTTGTTTACCTGAGTCCGGGTTGGGGATCAAATCAGTAAATTCAGGAAGTGAACTTTAACTCTATTCAATTGAAAATTCTCCCATTGTTTTCTATGAGGCATTTTTCATTCATCAATTCAGGTTTTAaattcacttcctgaattgataAGTGAAATGAACCCAACCCTGGTCTGAATGCAGTACTCAAACATCAGTCAGAATGTGTGTTTGCTCCCAGAAGTATATGTGCAGACTGGTGAAGTTACCATCCTATCAGTGAAAACCACCCAATTACTTTGCATTTTGATAGGGCTCTGCTTTTGGATTTTTAAGACCCTTTTATGACCTTGATAttccccatccctgtttctataAGGTATCAGTCTGCAATTAGTTTAATTTATGATCCTCTATATAATGTTTTACTTTAGGCTGggggaaaaaatgtttttttttttactattgatGATATCAAACATTGTTCTTCGGAAAGTTAAAAccacttttgtatttttttttcaaCACATGCTGCCCCCTCCCCCCCATATAATATATTTCCGTTTGTGACTGCCAGTCAGATTATAGACCGCATATTTTCTCTCAAAAATAACAGGTGTGTTTTCAAACTAATTAGACAATGTTCTCACTCTACATGCATTGTAATGGGGTTTTTGTTACTAGCTGAGAGAGAGCACCTATTTTAGTTTAGAGCTGTACAACAGAAATGGTGACTTGATTTATGAAATGTATTTTTGGTCATGTGTGCATACTGGTCTTTGTATCTGGATGTTTTTATTTAGATTCAAATTAATTTACATTTCAACCCCTGATGTATTTAGTGTCAGTCATGGTCTGTGTGTTTAGAAACAGAAAGACATCCGGgatttgttttttttaatggaGATCTTGAACATTTGGAACCTTCTCCTGTCTTGTTAGCCAGTATCTGTATTCACAAAGCACCTTGGAGTAGGCTTGCTGATCTAGTATCTGTTACCCCTTGCTATTCATTTTGATTTAAAAGTCAAAGCTGATCCTAGCTCAGCACTTCTATTCTGAGACGCTTACTGAATACGGGCTCGGTCTGTGTTTGTTTTAATGGTCCATTTATAAAGCTGGAAAGTGAGACAAGAAACATGACATTTTAGTTAAAGGGTGGTGATAGTGTCTGTTAATATGGTAGTTCTATGGAAGAACAAAAAGTAATGTGAAATACTAGCTATGCATTTGCTTAAGTGAGCAGTTCACACAGTTTCTCCCTAACTTGCTGAATACACTGCCAAAGATGTTCACTTATCACAATCCATTGACTTGATGATGGTCAAGTAAATATTGATTTAAAGAGATTTGCTTGTTTTTTCCCATCTATAGTGCATATCTAAGTGAACCAGGAGAGATGGTGTTTTTGGCTTCTGTTTTGTCCAATTCCTTTCTCCAAATTCTCAAGTAGAGTTTTGAAGACACTGATTTAATTCAATAAAGAACTGCTGTCCAGTTTAACAGTTTGCTCCTGTTCTCATCATATACAAGGAGTTGATTCGTGGGTAAACATCAATTGTACACTTGAAAAGTATTTAGCCAGAAAGCAGTCTTTGCTTCTTGTCTATCATAAAACAATTAGAACTATACTGAATAATTTtagcaaaaaaatgttttgttcagTTAATCTGTTTTTTGTTTATCCTTAATGTTCCTAAAATGATTCCTAATTGTGTTCGTTCATCATTGGTGATTTTTGTTGTTGCCTTTTGTTATGGTTAGATGTCAGAGATTAAGTATGATATTAATTTAATTGATTTTAATGGTTTATTTGGGGTGGGGATATTTCAGATTCTGTCAATTTGAAAACTGTCTAAATTGCACTCAAATATAAAGTTTTGTGACCTTTGGCTAGCTAGCTTGAATTACTATTTCCCTAGACACTTTGCCAAACAAAAATAGATCAGACGAAGGTCCATCCATAGGGAATGCGTTCTGTGGTTCCCCAAATGCATAGGAATGTTTAGTCTTGATCGTGTGTTTCTCCCGGAGCAATGTCTTAGGCGAACTTTCGAAAAACAGGTTGTGATATTTTCTTGAGTAGAAGCTCTTTAGTCAACTAACGAATGATGTCAATGTAACTTTCGTATGGTAGTGTGTGAAACACACCGTTAATTATCGAAACAAATTATATTTGTATAGTTTGTTGCTAGACTTCTTTTGTTTGCCGAAATCCACGGGCCTCACTGTGCGGTAGGTCATGGAGGGTAGGAACAACATTTCCCTTGCTCCTCTATGTTGCCACGTGTCCACCCGGGGCGTCTTCATTACgctgattctgttgcaaaacgtttcttaaacggaagggAACGGGACTGGACCTACCCGAATGTGTCCAATATAAACACTCGTTTTAGCTGTAAAACTGTTTACAACAGTTTGGACTAATTATTACACCCCTGCTAGACAGCTCACTAGTCATTAGCCATCGTCAAGCTAAAGCTTTGCAAATGTAACAAGAAAATGGACACGGAATGTCAGTAACCAAAGGCATATTGTGACATTTCGAGGAAAAATATGACAAGAATATCAGCTGGACATCGAAATCCGACTGCAAAGGAGAGAGCCAGGAAGAATGGGGAAGTTCGATTGTAGAATCACGACAACAACATTCTCTTGTTTCACGAGTAGCTAACTTCTGTGCAACCTTGAAGCTGTTGTCATTTGCAACTTTGAAAATGATGCATTCATCAAGAAGAAAACCAGTCCTCTATTTCAAAGAAGACAGAAGGTAAAACATAACGGTATTCGGTATCTCTAATGTTAACAATGAGAGATTATCCAATCCTAGACTGATTAGGCTAGACGAGGGAACAGATTTATGCATTTCAAGACATTAGCAAACTAGTCAAATGTGTCCTTTTTTTAATCTACTAGTGAGGCCTATGTGAATCATACAAAATACACTACTACTGTAGGTACACTAAAGCCTAAATCTCTATTACATTGGGCCACTAGCCTATTTCTCAAAAACGTGTGAGAATGCAGCCGGTGTAGATGGATTGCAGTCAGGTGTTGAAGATGGTTCAAATATTTCACATCATTTCTTGGTATTGTTCAACCTCAAAGAAATGAAACGCCAAAAGCACCTCGTCCAGAAGAGCGTAATCAGTGAGTAGTTGACTACAATAGAAGTGTGTTGCTCTCAGATTTTGTTGTGTGAAATAATGTTGGTGCATTGATTTTAGTTTCTTTTCTGGTAAAATTGCACGATAATATTTGAAATCAGCCATTCCTTATAATCTGGACATAGCCAATGCATACAGTGTGTATGGGTTTCGTTGTGCAAGCATTTTTAATGTACAATACTAATGCCTAACTTGAGTTATTGAAACATTTGAACTATTAGCTGTTTTCCAATGGCAATGTGATGTGTCTTTCAGCTACTAAACCGCTCACTTTTACATGCATGGCACTTGATCAATTTGTGGTTAAGGTGTGCATCATAACATTGATTGACTATACTACATTGCTCAATATGAGACTTGCTATTACTTCTACTTTCAGATTCTGTTCTGGGAAATGCACAGTCTACAAACTATTTggtctgtgtgtggtgctggtaCTGGTCTCCCTCCTATGGCTCCAACTCAGCTGTACAGGAGACATGAGCCGGGTTGTAGTGGATGACGGACGCATCCCCCATCAGCCTTGTCCGCTGGAGAGACAGGCATCCGCTGCGGACGACCCTTCCTGGGGTCCTCACAAGCTGGCCCTCCTGATACCTTTCAGGGAGAGGTTTGAGGAGCTGCTGGTGTTTGTCCCCTTCATGCACACCTTCTTGAACAACAAGAAAATACTGCATAAGATCTTTGTAATCAACCAGATGGATCACTATCGGTAAGTGATGGAAGATGTTATTTTGCCCTGTTAGTcattaggcctacaacagaagtgTTGTCTAATCTGAAGGCCACaacatattctattctgttctatcctgttctATTTCAGTCCAATGGTTGTTGATGAATTCTGATTGGCACAGGGGAACTATAGTCTGGATGTGTGCCTAGTTGATTTGCGCCTTACCAAAGAAATATTGACTCCTCCTGGAAGTAAATAATGAGTTCCACCCATATCTCACCGCAGGTTCAACAGAGCCTCTCTCATTAACGTTGGTTACACGGAGAGTGGTAACGACACTGATTACATCGCCATGCATGATGTGGACTTGTTACCTCTGAATGAAGCTCTGGACTATGGTTTCCCAGAGGAGGGCCCGTTCCACGTGGCCTCACCAGAGCTGCACCCCCTGTATCACTACAAGGCATATGTGGGAGGAATCCTGCTGCTCACCAAACAGCATTATCACATGGTAGGTTAGCCAATTCTTAAGTTAATCATTAATTATCCATAATAATAGACAGGACTTCAAATCTCCAATATGTTATTTTTTTTCATGTACATATTAAAATAaaattatttgtcacatgcactgaatacaactggtgtagacattagaggtcgaccgattaatcggattgGCCGATTAAtttgggccgatttcaagttttcataacaataggacatttttggacaccgattttattattttttttaaatttaggaacggtgggttaactgccttgttcaggggcagaatgacagatttttaccttgttagctcagggattctatcttgcaaccttacggttaactagtccaacgctctaaccacctgcctcacgaggagcctgttacgcgaatgcagtaagaagcctgttacgcgaatgcagtaagaagccaaggtaaagttgctagctagcattaaacttcttataaaaaacaatcaatcaatcataatcactagataaactagtaatatcatcaaccatgtgtagttatctagcgtgtcctgcgttgcatttaATCGGTGCGTATTCACGAAAAAGGACTGTACctaacgtgtacctaaccataaacaccaatgcctttcttaaaatcaatacacagaagtatatatttttaaacctgcatatttagctcaaATAAAGGTTAGCAggtaatattaaccaggtgaaattgtgtcacttctcttgcgttcattgcacacatagtcagggtatatgcaacagtttgggccacctggctcattgcgaactaatttgccaggattttacgtaattatgacataacattaaaggttgtgcaatgtaacagcaatatttagacttagggatgccatccaTTAGATggaatacggaacggttccgtatttcattgaaagaataaacgttttgttttcgagatgatagtttctggattcaaccatattaatgacctaaggctcgtatttctgtgtgttattataattaagtctatgatttgatagagaagtgtgactgagtgatggtaggcagcagcaggctcgtaagcattcattcaaacagcactttcgtgcgttttgccagcagctctgtttatgacttcaagcctatcaactcccgagattaggctggtctaaccgatgtgaaatggctagctagttagcgaggtgcgcgctaatagcatttcaaacggtGACgtaactcgctctgagacttgggagtagttgttccccttgctctgcatgggtaacgctgcttcgagggtggctgttgtcgatgtgttcctggttcgagcccaggtagcggcaaggagagggatggaagctatactgttacactggcaatactaaagtgcctataagaacatccaatagtcaaaggttaatgaaatacaaatcgtatagagacaaatagtcctataattcctataataactacaacctaaaacttcttacctgggaatattgaagactcatgttaaaaggaaccaccagctttcatatgttctcatgttctgagcaaggaacttaaacgttagcttttttacatggcacatattgcacttttactttcttctccaacactttgtttttgcattatttaaatcaaattgaacatgtttcattatttatgaggctatatttattttattgatgtattatattaagttaaaataagtgttcattcagtattgttgtaattgtcattattacaaatacattttaaaaatcgtccgattaatcggtatcggcgttgaaaaatcataatcggtccgTCCTCTAGTAGacattactgtgaaatgcttacttaagagCCCTTACCAATGATGCAGAGTTTAAAAATAGTAACACGAGAAATAGAATAAACAAaaatgtagctatatacagggaataccagtaccagatcaatgtgcagagatatgtacatgaaggcagggcgAAGTGACTCGGCATCAGGATAGATCATAATAGTTGTATGATTGTGGTGTTTTAGCTGTGTCGTGTTCTGTGTTCCTGAAGTGCAACGGCATGTCCAACCGGTtctggggatgggggagagaagaCGATGAGTTCTACAGGAGACTAAGAACTGCTGGATTACAGGTAAACCAGGACTGTCCTTTATGTGtcacaaagagacagagatagcTAAGAATTTGGGTTAATCCCTGAAAATACTCCCAAAATAATGATAAAGCCAATGAATGATTAGCGTCAGTATCTGACATATCTCCCTTACGTAATAGAACAACTCAATAGTACGTTTGCATGTAGATCAGCAAAACAGCTACCGCCACGTCTCTAAATACTATGAATAATATAATCAATCTGTCATTTTCTGTTTGCCAGCTCTTCAGGCCCAGTGGGATAAAAACCGGGTATAAAACCTTTCGCCACATCCATGACCCTGCCTGGAGGAAGAGAGACCAGAAGAGAGTGGCTGCACAGAAACAGGTAGAGATGCATTCACTGGGAACCTCCTACCGTGTTGTATTGCTATGTGTTGCATTCTCAGATAGACAGATACTGGATTTATCTCTTTGGTTGTATTTCTAATCACAGTACTGACATTGTTTTTCTCTCCTCGTTTTTTGGAAGGAACAATTCAAGGTTGACCCTGAGGGCGGGTTGACTAACTTGCAGTACAAGCTGGAGTCGAGACAGGAGCTGACTATTAGTGGAGCCCCTGTCACTGTCCTCAACACCAAACTGGAGTGTGACACAGACAAGACTCCCTGGTGTCTGTTGACCTAAGATGGCCCCCATGATTGACCTATGCTGCCTCTCATCTGGGTTATGTTCATTATCTACCAAACGGAATAAAACAGActaaaacagggagggactacctgagcTTCTCCAATGAGAAACACTTGTTtttgtgtgccctaatgaatatgaccccgGTGCTACAGAGGGGTGCTGTTAACCCCTGCATGCTGTGCTACTTCGGGACAGTTTCTGGTCCTGAGGACATGGCTAAAACAAACAACCGCACCAGGAGACATGGGTACCATATTCTGTCCGGTCCAGAGAAGAGCCTTTGACCTTTGAACCCAGCAACGCCTTCCCTCATCGGAGAGATGGAATGTATTTATAAACTAGCTAAATGATGTTGTCCTTTAGAACAGCCGTCTGACTTGCTTTCAGAACTGTGAGTGACTGGATCTCAAGCAGGCCTAACTTCAGCGTCTTTTAAACTACAGACACGTTGTCAATATTGACGACACACGAAAGGAAAGGTGTACTGAAATCATAAGCGAAGGCTTTTGTGTCTGTTTATCCAGgtgaccgaccaggaccaaccctgcttagcttcagaggccaaCCAGCAGTGGGATGTTGGGTGGTCTGGCTCCTGGGTGTGGTACTAGTGGACCATTGTCTGTCCTTCAGTTGAAGTCTGCTATACTGTCTGGATTAATGTCTTATCATCAGAGTTAGTTTGCTATGAAAGGGTTTTCTTTCTGACATTGTAATGCACCGGGATTGGCATGCCACCTCCATGGTACATAGCGCTGTATTCTCATCCGGTATCCATTGTGACCCATCATATACTCAACTAGTAGTGAGTTGAGTATCAGAGTGCCCTTTTGGGTTTGTTGTTGATGGTAAAATCAGCTTTTAAGGTTTACAGTTGTGCTTTAGAAAGTTTTCAGAGAACGACTAGATATTATGAAAGTATGTTTAGGTAATGTCAAGCATATGTTACAACAGTTTGGCCATATACCATACTGCTGTAATGTCAagcgtacagttgaagtcggaagtttacatacaccttagccaaatacatccaaactcagtttttcacaattcctgacattcaatcccagtaaaaaatgccctgtcttaggtcagttaggatcaccactttattttaagaatgtgaaacgtcagaataacagtagagagaatgatttatttcagcttttatttatttcatcacattcccagtgggtcagaagtttacatacactcaattagtatttggcagcattgcctttaaattgttgggtcaaatgttttgggtagcctttcacaagctttccacaataagttgggggaattttggcccattcgtcctgacagagctggtgtaactgagtcgggtatgtaggcctccttgctcgcacacgctctttcagttctgcccacaaatgttctatgggattgagttcagggctttgtgatggccactccaataccttgactttgttgtccttaagcttttttgccacaactttggaagaatgcttggggttattgtccatttacgaccaagctttaacttcctgactgatgtcttgagatgttgcttcaatatatccacataatttccctgcctcatgatgccatctattttgtgaagtgcaccagtctctcctgcagcaaagcacccccacaacatgacgctgccacccccatgcttcacagttgggatggtgtttggcttgcaagcctccccctttttcctacaaacataacagttctaattttgtttcatcagaccagaggacatttctccaaaaagtacgatctttgtccccatgtgcagttgcaaaccgtagtctggcttttatatggaggttttggatcagtggcttcttcattgctgagcggcctttcaggttatgtcgatataggactcgtttttactgtggatatagatacttttgtacctgtttcctccagcatcttcacaaggtcctttgttgttgttctggaattgatttgcacttttcgcaccaaagtacgttcatctctaggagacagaacgcgtctccttcctgagtggtatgatgtctgtgtggtcacatggtgtttatagttgcgtactattgtttgtacagatgaacgtggtaccttcaggtgttttgaaattgctcccaaggaagaacgagacttgtggaggtctacaatgtttttttctgaggtcttggctgatttcttttgattttcccatgatgtcaagccaagaggcactgagtttgaaggtaggccttgaaatacatccacaggtacacctccaattcactcaaatgatgtaaattagcctatcagaagcttctaaagccattacatcattttctggaattttccaagctgtttaaaggcacagtcaacttagtgtatgtaaacttctgacccactgaaattgtgatacagtgaattataagtgaaatgtctgtaaacaatttttggaaaaatgactcgTCATGcacaatttattttacctttacaaggtagatgtcctaaccgacttgccaaaaccatagttttTTTAACAAGCaatctgtggagtggttgaaaaactagtctTAAgtactccaacctgagtgtatgtaaacttccgacttcaactgtatcgtACTGCTGTAATGTCATGCGTATGTTACAACAGTTTGGCCATATATCATACTGCTGCAATGTATTTTTGAATGATTCGACAAGTCAATGGTACCCGAAAAATGTATTTATACAATATTCAGTATTTATATAAAGTTATGACTCAAAACCCCGGGAAAAACATGCACATGGTCTTATTCTCATTATAAATGTCTTCATTGTACATAATATGATTAACACATCTGTATTGTATTTTCAATACTGAACATGATCCAATTGATCCATTTCAAGATCTGTATTACAGACCATTGTGCTTAGACTTTGTTATGTTGACGTTTCTCACTATAATTGACATTGAAAAGTACTTGCTCCAGTTGAAACCTTCTAAGGAAATGCTAATAAAGATTTGTTAATAACTGATGGTACTTTGCATGACAGTGTAAATGAAGTTGTGTCACCTCTTGTTTAGATTTCAGGTGCTTAAAGTGACCACTGGCCTGTCATTCCTGGTGTGTCTTTAATCTTCCTGGTCCAGTAAAACAGCCTTTGAAGTCAACCCTGCATTGTCCCGCTGGTTATAGACAAGACACATTTTTGAATCCACTAGATACTTGTATCACTGCCCCAGAAGTCTACAATAGCCTGTCTGAAATGTAGTATATGGTATTCTAAGTTTATCAAATCAGGCATAACTTGTTATGCATTTAAAGTCAGCTCAGGACTGCAGGAGTTGGGCCTATTTCTGCTTCATGACCATGAAACGTTTCATTATTGCATTTAAACAGCCTTAAGGAGCAAGCTACCATATGTCCTGTCCATATGCGATTATCGTTGTATGCCTTGTAGCCTAATAATTATAGAAAAGActatagcatatttatttcagaAGCACAAACTAAGTCTCACTCAATGGCAACTTTGCCTAATTCTGGGGGCAGACGTTTCCCAAAACCCAATGGCATTAGTTTTCGATTAGATCGTGATTTCATTTGAATATCACAATGAAAACCTTTAGGCTTATCTACTGAATCATGACTGTGGTGATTTGTCACTTCAGCCCCGCATGTAAAGCTCCTGTCTGAAGTATTTTGTCAGGTCATAATTGATCCATCGGCTCTTGGTCGACCAGAACACCGCACCGTTTAGGACAGGCCCCACCAGGAAAGGTTTACACTAATCGCCTCAAAGTAGTTTCTGACTCGATGCGACAATACCTCTCAGGCCCTCTGATCTATCTGTTGAGGCGGGGTATAAAGTCCTCGCCTCCCGCCTGGAGAAGGAGCCATATTGAGCCACACTCAACCGCGCAGCATGACGAGAGGAAGCCTGAGCGCGAGTTCCCTCAACGGGACATCTTTCTCATTACCATCATACTTTCCTTTTTATGGTGGAGCAACAGACATCTCCTCATGCTTGACAAACACGAGTCTATCAACAACACAGACAAAAAAAGCGCGATCCTTCAGCATAGAAGTGATTCATTCCGTGGGTCCTTCCGGGGAAGCCGCCGCACCACAAGCCATGCACATCCAGCAACCAGACGGAGGCGCACTGCACCATCCGGCGATGCTGACTTGGGCGCATTTTGGAGACACAAATTCACTTCACCCAGTTTACTAGAGGCGTCTAAGTGGTTATAATCAAGTTATGTAGAACGGTAAGATTTAAAGTTGAATTTATCTCGTAAATATTTCCGACTTTTATTGTTATGGTCCAAGGGAGAGTAGCATAGGTCTCGCGTCGAATTGTTTTGTAAAACGGATGATCTGACTCTATTAATTCCAAATGGAATAGGGGTCATTGGGATAATGTATAATTAAGAATATATAGCAAATGAATGTTTGTTTTCTCTCTGCAGGACAACCGGACAGTCTATAGGGGAACCTTCGTGCGGAGATCCCGCACTATCTACACACCGACAACCAGCTGACTAAACTAGAAGAGGTGTGCAGTAAGCAGCGGTACATGACCGGGACGGAGAAGATTATTCTGGCCTCATCGCTGAGACTGGCCGAGACACGGGTCAAGGTCTGGTTCCAGGACAGGAGAACGCGGTGGAGGAAGGCCCACGGGGACATGGTCGGTGTACCGGAGAGACAACGCTCACGGTGAAACGTCGAGCAAGGAGGAGGATGAGTTGATTTCCGTGGACAATGACAAGTCATGGGTGTATTTTTTTAATATGTTTTATATTAGTAAATGCCTTGAGCCCACCACACACATTCATGGTGATTCTTGAATTCTTATTCTTGTCAAACAAGAGAGAATATTGCCGATATTTTACCACTGCGTGGCCTGGCATAGTATGCTTTTGCTCATCAGCTAACAACTAGGCTATGAGTCACTGAAGATTTAGCCATATAATTTGTGTAATGTATTTTATATTCCCCATATCACAACATTCCTTATGTGATTTAATTTTCCCCTGCATTCCTTTTACACCTGCAGTTTTTATTGGGTTTCCTTTCAGTTTATGT is a window encoding:
- the LOC115119021 gene encoding beta-1,4-galactosyltransferase 7-like isoform X2, yielding MMHSSRRKPVLYFKEDRRNETPKAPRPEERNQFCSGKCTVYKLFGLCVVLVLVSLLWLQLSCTGDMSRVVVDDGRIPHQPCPLERQASAADDPSWGPHKLALLIPFRERFEELLVFVPFMHTFLNNKKILHKIFVINQMDHYRFNRASLINVGYTESGNDTDYIAMHDVDLLPLNEALDYGFPEEGPFHVASPELHPLYHYKAYVGGILLLTKQHYHMCNGMSNRFWGWGREDDEFYRRLRTAGLQLFRPSGIKTGYKTFRHIHDPAWRKRDQKRVAAQKQEQFKVDPEGGLTNLQYKLESRQELTISGAPVTVLNTKLECDTDKTPWCLLT
- the LOC115119021 gene encoding beta-1,4-galactosyltransferase 7-like isoform X3 codes for the protein MMHSSRRKPVLYFKEDRRFCSGKCTVYKLFGLCVVLVLVSLLWLQLSCTGDMSRVVVDDGRIPHQPCPLERQASAADDPSWGPHKLALLIPFRERFEELLVFVPFMHTFLNNKKILHKIFVINQMDHYRFNRASLINVGYTESGNDTDYIAMHDVDLLPLNEALDYGFPEEGPFHVASPELHPLYHYKAYVGGILLLTKQHYHMCNGMSNRFWGWGREDDEFYRRLRTAGLQLFRPSGIKTGYKTFRHIHDPAWRKRDQKRVAAQKQEQFKVDPEGGLTNLQYKLESRQELTISGAPVTVLNTKLECDTDKTPWCLLT
- the LOC115119021 gene encoding beta-1,4-galactosyltransferase 7-like isoform X1, which codes for MCLSATKPLTFTCMALDQFVVKVCIITLIDYTTLLNMRLAITSTFRFCSGKCTVYKLFGLCVVLVLVSLLWLQLSCTGDMSRVVVDDGRIPHQPCPLERQASAADDPSWGPHKLALLIPFRERFEELLVFVPFMHTFLNNKKILHKIFVINQMDHYRFNRASLINVGYTESGNDTDYIAMHDVDLLPLNEALDYGFPEEGPFHVASPELHPLYHYKAYVGGILLLTKQHYHMCNGMSNRFWGWGREDDEFYRRLRTAGLQLFRPSGIKTGYKTFRHIHDPAWRKRDQKRVAAQKQEQFKVDPEGGLTNLQYKLESRQELTISGAPVTVLNTKLECDTDKTPWCLLT